The Candidatus Zixiibacteriota bacterium DNA window GCGGTGGTGAAACGGATAGTTCCGCCCCAGATAGTCGCCAGCCAGCTGAATATCTTGATTCCGGTCGGTATCGCGATCACCATCGTGAGCATCGAGAAAACAACCTGGAGCCAGGCCGGAATACCCGCCACGAACATATGATGGGCCCAGACTGTATAGCCGATTATGCCGATCAAAGCCAGCGCGATAACCATCCCCTTGTAGCCAAAAATCTTCTTATGTGAAAACGACGCCAGAACATGAGAGATCATCCCGAATCCGGGCAGAATCATGATATAGACCGCCGGGTGAGAGTAAAACCAGAACAGGTGCTGATAAAGAAGCGGATCACCACCCTGGCTGACAGTTACAAATCCGGTACCGAAAAGCCGGTCGGCCAGAAGCATTGAGACAGCCGCCGAAAGAACCGGAGTGGCGATCAGGATCATGGAAGCATTGACCAGCCATGACCAAACGAACAACGGCATCTTAAACCAGTTCATCCCCGGCGCGCGCATATTGGCAGTAGTGACAATAAAATTGATAGCTCCCAGAATCGAGGAAGTCCCGATCAGGATCACCCCCAAAATCCACATATCCATCCCCGCCCCGGCAGAAAACGAGGTCAATGAAAGGGGTGGATAGGCAGTCCAGCCGGCCTGGTTGGCTCCCCCGGCAGTAAAGAAACTGGCGAACATCAGTATTGCCGCCGGTACCGCCAGCCAGAACGAAAAAGCGTTCAGCCTCGGAAATGCCATATCCCGCGCGCCGATCAAAAGCGGTACAAAGTAATTGCCAAAACCGGTCAGGGCGGGTATGATCACGAAAAAGATCATCAGCGTGGCATGCATCGAGATGATCATGTTGTAAAACTCTGGCGACACCAGCCCGGTATCCG harbors:
- the ctaD gene encoding cytochrome c oxidase subunit I, encoding MADITVSKPEAGGRKAPLLLRIYDWLATGDHKKIGIMYLWFSFVMAFAGGAFAGIIRGQLATPDTGLVSPEFYNMIISMHATLMIFFVIIPALTGFGNYFVPLLIGARDMAFPRLNAFSFWLAVPAAILMFASFFTAGGANQAGWTAYPPLSLTSFSAGAGMDMWILGVILIGTSSILGAINFIVTTANMRAPGMNWFKMPLFVWSWLVNASMILIATPVLSAAVSMLLADRLFGTGFVTVSQGGDPLLYQHLFWFYSHPAVYIMILPGFGMISHVLASFSHKKIFGYKGMVIALALIGIIGYTVWAHHMFVAGIPAWLQVVFSMLTMVIAIPTGIKIFSWLATIWGGTIRFTTAMKFGLGFISLFIIGGMSGIVLANVASDYQFHDSYFVVAHFHYVLVGGSIMTLMAGTYYWFPKMAGKMLSEKLGNWIFWMIYIGLNVTFFPMHFMGIQGMARRIFRYRPEFAELNMLSSIGYVFMLVGGILLLYDLVRTVFFKKDEDLSADPWGVNDVQQTLDWEVSSPPPAYNFEKIPEIK